From the Scylla paramamosain isolate STU-SP2022 chromosome 15, ASM3559412v1, whole genome shotgun sequence genome, one window contains:
- the LOC135107426 gene encoding ras GTPase-activating protein 3-like isoform X1, giving the protein MAAAPGQVRLEQRLRVKIGEAKNLILRNHGSGGQRDVYCCISLDQEEIFRSATAEKTLDMSVFFGEEFQFDIPREFRYLSFYLYDRDRPMKTDKIMGKVSIKKDDLHKYHGKDQWFPITPVDADSEVQGKVHVEVRLIMVRHLNDCCPQHMVEVKILESSDLAVINGSCDPFASVTMVYTNKKQETKRTKAKKKTISPRFDETFRFEQSSQRVGSQDRETHMYSLVDDDAGFMEVRVALWHDSPAVFGNVFLGEVKIPLTDMGAYEERDAWYFLQPRDSAGKNQRGDLGTLRLNIHYTSDHVLSSQSYDSLRNLILQSTGVEPITTSVAWLLGEVVPQKQDVVQSLTRVFLHHGQVVSFVSAFARHEMSKITDTNTIFRGNTLVSKCIDELMKLVGHHYLRSTLKPTLDLIFRERKPCEIDPTKLQPGESREANLCNLKEYINQILKPIINSALNCPPVMCQIFSELKELANTYFPNEREVRYSVISGFVFLRFFAPAILHPKLFDLTSEPIDPSTQRTLTLLSKTVQSVGNQVSSRTSHQNFRESYMREVFAHCITDKHVEQTRTFLEILSSIPNGSQKAHDTPVILKEGFMIKRAQGRKKFGMKNFKTRFFRLTTNSLTYSKTEGGTPLYVIPVKNILAVERVQESSFKIKNMFQLVQEERTLYIQAMNCVEEKEWMDLLTKVCQYNSHRLKQYHPGAYINSMWLCCKSTSENAPGCSAVSNYLDCDLKVHIDSDREMERLESLLVDNLASLKKLHNMCENAAMYGTTQEVTIGGVILEHPSRTFQSLHSLIASVIQLQQEHRSHQRRMFHSVRYGSKQAPIGDDNYLLLASKFDNSSGTSEVSGPVRKTSSLC; this is encoded by the exons caTGTCTGTCTTCTTTGGTGAGGAATTCCAGTTTGACATTCCGAGAGAGTTTCGGTACCTGTCCTTCTACCTGTATGACCGTGACCGCCCCATGAAGACAGACAAAATTATGGGGAAGGTGTCCATCAAGAAGGATGACCTCCATAAGTATCATGGCAAGGACCAGTGGTTTCCCATCACTCCAGTGGATGCAGACTCCGAGGTCCAG GGGAAAGTCCATGTTGAGGTACGCCTAATTATGGTGAGACACCTGAATGACTGCTGTCCTCAACACATGGTGGAAGTGAA GATCCTAGAGAGCAGTGACCTGGCTGTTATCAATGGTTCATGTGATCCATTTGCCTCAGTCACCATGGTCTACaccaacaaaaaacaagaaaccaaGAGGAccaaagcaaaaaagaaaaccatCAGCCCACGCTTTGATGAAACCTTCAGATTTGAG caGAGCAGTCAGAGAGTTGGCAGTCAAGACCGGGAGACTCACATGTACAGTCTGGTGGATGATGATGCAGGCTTCATGGAGGTGCGGGTGGCACTTTGGCATGACTCTCCGGCAGTGTTTGGCAATGTCTTTCTTGGAGAGGTCAAGATCCCTCTAACTGACATGGGAGCCTACGAGGAACGTGATGCTTG GTACTTTCTCCAACCTAGAGACTCAGCAGGAAAGAACCAAAGGGGTGACTTAGGAACCCTGAGGCTAAACATTCATTATACCTCCGATCATGTTTTATCTAGTCAGTCTTACGATTCTCTTCGCAACCTCATCCTCCAAAGCACCGGGGTCGAG cccaTCACCACCTCAGTGGCCTGGCTGCTGGGGGAAGTGGTGCCCCAGAAGCAGGATGTGGTGCAGTCCCTAACCCGGGTCTTCCTCCACCATGGCCAGGTGGTTTCCTTCGTCTCTGCCTTTGCACGTCATGAAATGTCAAAGATCAC GGACACAAATACAATTTTCCGTGGCAATACCCTGGTCTCCAAATGCATTGATGAATTAATGAAGCTCGTGGGTCACCATTATTTGCGCTCCACCCTCAAGCCCACCCTGGACCTCATCTTCCGAGAGCGAAAACCTTGTGAGATAGACCCCACCAAGCTGCAGCCAGGAGAGAGTCGGGAGGCTAATCTGTGTAATCTTAAG GAATATATTAATCAGATTTTGAAACCAATCATCAACTCAGCCCTCAACTGCCCACCAGTCATGTGCCAAATATTTTCGGAACTCAAGGAACTGGCCAATACATACTTTCCAA atgagagggaagtgagatattctgttatttctgggtttgtCTTTCTTCGATTCTTTGCACCAGCAATCCTCCATCCCAAGCTCTTTGACCTCACCTCAGAGCCAATT GACCCCTCAACACAACGCACCCTTACGCTGCTGAGCAAAACAGTGCAGAGTGTCGGCAATCAAGTCAGCTCACGCACGTCACACCAAAATTTCCGGGAAAGTTACATGCGGGAAGTGTTCGCCCACTGCATCACAGACAAGCATGTGGAGCAGACCCGCACT TTCCTGGAGATCTTGTCCTCGATACCCAATGGGAGTCAGAAAGCACATGATACACCAGTTATACTCAAGGAAGG GTTCATGATCAAGAGAGcccagggaaggaaaaaatttgGGATGAAAAATTTCAAGACACGCTTCTTCAGACTTACCACCAACAGCCTCACCTACTCCAAAACAGAAG gtGGAACACCCCTTTATGTTATTCCTGTCAAAAACATCCTTGCCGTGGAACGGGTGCAGGAATCTTCCTTCAAAATCAAAAACATGTTTCAGTTGGTTCAAGAAGAAAGAACTCTGTACATTCAG GCAATGAACtgtgtagaagagaaggagtggaTGGACCTGTTGACCAAAGTGTGCCAGTACAACAGTCACCGCCTGAAGCAGTACCACCCGGGAGCATACATCAACTCCATGTGGCTATG TTGTAAATCAACAAGTGAGAATGCACCAGGCTGCAGCGCGGTGTCTAATTATCTGGACTGTGATCTCAAGGTTCACATTGACAGTGACCGGGAAATGGAACGCCTTGAGTCTCTCCTAGTGGATAATCTTGCCAGCTTGAAGAAACTTCACA ATATGTGTGAGAATGCAGCCATGTATGGAACAACCCAGGAGGTGACAATTGGGGGTGTAATATTGGAACACCCTTCAAGGACTTTTCAGTCCTTACATTCCCTCATTGCCAGTGTCATTCAGCTACAGCAAGAACACAGAAGTCACCAGCGGCGCATGTTTCACAGTGTTAGATACGGCTCCAA ACAAGCTCCTATTGGAGATGACAACTATTTGCTGTTGGCCTCCAAGTTTGACAACAGTAGTGGGACCAGTGAGGTTAGTGGTCCTGTACGCAAGACCTCCAGTCTCTGCTGA
- the LOC135107426 gene encoding ras GTPase-activating protein 3-like isoform X2, producing the protein MAAAPGQVRLEQRLRVKIGEAKNLILRNHGSGGQRDVYCCISLDQEEIFRSATAEKTLDMSVFFGEEFQFDIPREFRYLSFYLYDRDRPMKTDKIMGKVSIKKDDLHKYHGKDQWFPITPVDADSEVQGKVHVEVRLIMVRHLNDCCPQHMVEVKILESSDLAVINGSCDPFASVTMVYTNKKQETKRTKAKKKTISPRFDETFRFESSQRVGSQDRETHMYSLVDDDAGFMEVRVALWHDSPAVFGNVFLGEVKIPLTDMGAYEERDAWYFLQPRDSAGKNQRGDLGTLRLNIHYTSDHVLSSQSYDSLRNLILQSTGVEPITTSVAWLLGEVVPQKQDVVQSLTRVFLHHGQVVSFVSAFARHEMSKITDTNTIFRGNTLVSKCIDELMKLVGHHYLRSTLKPTLDLIFRERKPCEIDPTKLQPGESREANLCNLKEYINQILKPIINSALNCPPVMCQIFSELKELANTYFPNEREVRYSVISGFVFLRFFAPAILHPKLFDLTSEPIDPSTQRTLTLLSKTVQSVGNQVSSRTSHQNFRESYMREVFAHCITDKHVEQTRTFLEILSSIPNGSQKAHDTPVILKEGFMIKRAQGRKKFGMKNFKTRFFRLTTNSLTYSKTEGGTPLYVIPVKNILAVERVQESSFKIKNMFQLVQEERTLYIQAMNCVEEKEWMDLLTKVCQYNSHRLKQYHPGAYINSMWLCCKSTSENAPGCSAVSNYLDCDLKVHIDSDREMERLESLLVDNLASLKKLHNMCENAAMYGTTQEVTIGGVILEHPSRTFQSLHSLIASVIQLQQEHRSHQRRMFHSVRYGSKQAPIGDDNYLLLASKFDNSSGTSEVSGPVRKTSSLC; encoded by the exons caTGTCTGTCTTCTTTGGTGAGGAATTCCAGTTTGACATTCCGAGAGAGTTTCGGTACCTGTCCTTCTACCTGTATGACCGTGACCGCCCCATGAAGACAGACAAAATTATGGGGAAGGTGTCCATCAAGAAGGATGACCTCCATAAGTATCATGGCAAGGACCAGTGGTTTCCCATCACTCCAGTGGATGCAGACTCCGAGGTCCAG GGGAAAGTCCATGTTGAGGTACGCCTAATTATGGTGAGACACCTGAATGACTGCTGTCCTCAACACATGGTGGAAGTGAA GATCCTAGAGAGCAGTGACCTGGCTGTTATCAATGGTTCATGTGATCCATTTGCCTCAGTCACCATGGTCTACaccaacaaaaaacaagaaaccaaGAGGAccaaagcaaaaaagaaaaccatCAGCCCACGCTTTGATGAAACCTTCAGATTTGAG AGCAGTCAGAGAGTTGGCAGTCAAGACCGGGAGACTCACATGTACAGTCTGGTGGATGATGATGCAGGCTTCATGGAGGTGCGGGTGGCACTTTGGCATGACTCTCCGGCAGTGTTTGGCAATGTCTTTCTTGGAGAGGTCAAGATCCCTCTAACTGACATGGGAGCCTACGAGGAACGTGATGCTTG GTACTTTCTCCAACCTAGAGACTCAGCAGGAAAGAACCAAAGGGGTGACTTAGGAACCCTGAGGCTAAACATTCATTATACCTCCGATCATGTTTTATCTAGTCAGTCTTACGATTCTCTTCGCAACCTCATCCTCCAAAGCACCGGGGTCGAG cccaTCACCACCTCAGTGGCCTGGCTGCTGGGGGAAGTGGTGCCCCAGAAGCAGGATGTGGTGCAGTCCCTAACCCGGGTCTTCCTCCACCATGGCCAGGTGGTTTCCTTCGTCTCTGCCTTTGCACGTCATGAAATGTCAAAGATCAC GGACACAAATACAATTTTCCGTGGCAATACCCTGGTCTCCAAATGCATTGATGAATTAATGAAGCTCGTGGGTCACCATTATTTGCGCTCCACCCTCAAGCCCACCCTGGACCTCATCTTCCGAGAGCGAAAACCTTGTGAGATAGACCCCACCAAGCTGCAGCCAGGAGAGAGTCGGGAGGCTAATCTGTGTAATCTTAAG GAATATATTAATCAGATTTTGAAACCAATCATCAACTCAGCCCTCAACTGCCCACCAGTCATGTGCCAAATATTTTCGGAACTCAAGGAACTGGCCAATACATACTTTCCAA atgagagggaagtgagatattctgttatttctgggtttgtCTTTCTTCGATTCTTTGCACCAGCAATCCTCCATCCCAAGCTCTTTGACCTCACCTCAGAGCCAATT GACCCCTCAACACAACGCACCCTTACGCTGCTGAGCAAAACAGTGCAGAGTGTCGGCAATCAAGTCAGCTCACGCACGTCACACCAAAATTTCCGGGAAAGTTACATGCGGGAAGTGTTCGCCCACTGCATCACAGACAAGCATGTGGAGCAGACCCGCACT TTCCTGGAGATCTTGTCCTCGATACCCAATGGGAGTCAGAAAGCACATGATACACCAGTTATACTCAAGGAAGG GTTCATGATCAAGAGAGcccagggaaggaaaaaatttgGGATGAAAAATTTCAAGACACGCTTCTTCAGACTTACCACCAACAGCCTCACCTACTCCAAAACAGAAG gtGGAACACCCCTTTATGTTATTCCTGTCAAAAACATCCTTGCCGTGGAACGGGTGCAGGAATCTTCCTTCAAAATCAAAAACATGTTTCAGTTGGTTCAAGAAGAAAGAACTCTGTACATTCAG GCAATGAACtgtgtagaagagaaggagtggaTGGACCTGTTGACCAAAGTGTGCCAGTACAACAGTCACCGCCTGAAGCAGTACCACCCGGGAGCATACATCAACTCCATGTGGCTATG TTGTAAATCAACAAGTGAGAATGCACCAGGCTGCAGCGCGGTGTCTAATTATCTGGACTGTGATCTCAAGGTTCACATTGACAGTGACCGGGAAATGGAACGCCTTGAGTCTCTCCTAGTGGATAATCTTGCCAGCTTGAAGAAACTTCACA ATATGTGTGAGAATGCAGCCATGTATGGAACAACCCAGGAGGTGACAATTGGGGGTGTAATATTGGAACACCCTTCAAGGACTTTTCAGTCCTTACATTCCCTCATTGCCAGTGTCATTCAGCTACAGCAAGAACACAGAAGTCACCAGCGGCGCATGTTTCACAGTGTTAGATACGGCTCCAA ACAAGCTCCTATTGGAGATGACAACTATTTGCTGTTGGCCTCCAAGTTTGACAACAGTAGTGGGACCAGTGAGGTTAGTGGTCCTGTACGCAAGACCTCCAGTCTCTGCTGA